atatatattttcttaaatcttgAGCAGATATACGGCAAATACTCAGTTCCTACTTGACAACTTCATTTCCCAGTGTCAGTGCCCATCAAACACGGAAAGATTTGCCTTATCTTATGTACACGGAGACTGAACACACAGACCACTGAGGTAGTTATCGGCTAGCTCCTCAGTGGCCTGCCCTCTCTAACCCCCTACTGCCCTtccaacaactttttttttctgacttaccTTTACAAAGTGGAATTTTTTGGAACCAGACCCTATTCTCAGCATCTTGACACTTCTGATAAGCATGTCCAGTCAGTCGGTACCTAGAGAGAGACTGTAATGCATTTCCTCTTCCTGATAGCACATCTCTGCCGTCTCTCTTCCTCAAATCACAGATGCAGGGGCATTTCTAAATAAGAACTTTGGGGGGACAGGAGCTAAAACTCTCGGCCCTCCAAGCACAAAAGCTACTTTAAACAGAGTTTTTCACAGCACGGTTATTTCCATGTCAAGAAAGGACTGAAAAGTCCTAGATGTTAGACCTTTAGAACCTCACGTTCCCTGTGAGTGAGACAATGAGGGACTTCTAAATGACAACCTCACCAAGACAGGTTGAGGATAGGATTAATGCATAAAACTAGTGGAGACCCTTCCCAAGAGTGGACCCTCTTCTACTCACCCCTCTTGACAGGACGTATTAACCAGTACTACGTGTGAGTGAACAGGAGGCTCTCGAAGATCTTCTCTCACAGGTTGACACGGTGCTTCTGGACGAGCAAAGTTTGAGTTACTTATACATGCCTGATatcacagagaaagacaactcTGGAACTGAAAGTACCTTCACACCGAGGGGCAGAAGGACTCCAATTTCCCGAAGGCATACAGTGAATGGATTTGTTTCCCACCAGCAAGTAGCCAGGGTCACAGGTGTAGTCTACAGTCATCCCAGAGACAAAAAGGACCCTATTTCCACCTGTATGCCGACCATGCTGGAGCCCAAAAGGTGGCTGGCAGCCTGAAGAGAAAACTCCCCACATaaataccaacaacaacaacaaaaaggaatttaTACGTGAGAACATTAAGTATACATCGTTCGACAGCAGACAATCTGAAACTTAAGCCAAAGACCACGAAGTGCTAATTCATTACTGAATGTTTTCTGCTCTTTTGCAGGAACTAGGCGCCTTTAAAAAGGTTGGGAAACAGATGCTtagctacagagaacaaactgatggttgccagagggaaggtggttgGGGGGTGGAttaaataggtgacagggattaaggaggacacttgtgatgagcagctGATATTGTATCAccaaattctacatctgaaactaatattacactgtatattaactaactggaatttaactaAAAACTTGGAAACCATAAAAAGTTCCTCTCATTACCTACCCTGAATACATCACAGATCCATGGGGGCATTCACATGAAGAATATATAAAACCACATAGAGCATTCCGTCACAGAATGGAAGAGATGGGATAGTAATGTGTGCATGCTTGCCTTTTTCCGTGACTCCAGTTTTGGGTTGGagataataagaataaataaacaaatacctcATTGGGTCGTTACCTTTTTCACAGACTGGTATTTCAGGATCCCAGGTGTTATTGGCTTTGCAGCGAATCTGACTGCTGCCCTTCAGAGTAAATCCCTTATTACACTTGAATGTCACACTGTCATTGTAGAAATATGGGGCTTCCTTGCCAGATATCTTGTATCCGTTTGCCACATGGGCAGGTGGACACTGAACAGCAGGGAGGGAAAGTTTACAGACAGGGGCAGGGCCACTCCAGATGCCCCTCTCTTGGTCATTGCTTATACAACGGATGGTGCTCTCTCCAATGAGGACGAATTCCACTCCGCTCTCTGGCCCAGGGTTGCATGTGTAGGTGACTGTGGTGCCATATGGAACATTTTCGGAGGAACTCCTGGTGTGTTTCCCATTGTAGATCACAGGAGGTGGCGGGCAGGTGATTTCTGGAGAGAGAAGAATTTACTGTAGAATTCTGTGCCAGTATTAGGcacaaaagaagagaagggaggctGGTTACAGACCTCTTGTTATCAGGTTTCCTGGAGGATATGGATGAGTTTTGATGGTAGAAGTTACATCAAAGCTCATTATGTATGTAAAATGTGATTTAAACAGATATCATAGCAAAGATCTTTGTAATGGAAATCTTTGTTTAAAGTGAACATGTACATCAGTATCATGTTGTGAGGCAGTAAAGTCCAGTAGAAAATAAGccccccgtgttgggctctgtgcggacagcccggagtctggagcctgcttcggattctgcgtctccctctctctctgcccctccccagcttacacttggtctctctctcaaaaaataaacattaaaaaatttttttaaatcattgtttttttaaaaatcactaagaGCTGAATAAAAGGCACAGGGGAGTAGAATTAAGCTTTTTTGAGTATCATCTTTGTGCTGATGTGATATGATAGGTTATGCAAGAAAGACTGTCGATTGAGCACCTATTTTGACAGGTAATTTTCTTAGCTACTAAATAGGAATAGTACCACTTAATTCTAATAATGTGGAAGTCTGCAGCCTTAGGTTAACTTCACAGGTAAGAGTCTAGGATTTCCGAGAAGTTACATAAATTGCCCAAGGTCCAATCAAGCAATAGCAGCAGaatctgggttcagatcccacacgattcccctttctccccacTAAACTCCAGTGTTCCCTCTATCAAGGATGGTGGCTCATATACTCACTGTCCTTATTACTCTTATACTCGTCAATCACAAAAGAGAATCAGAAACTAAATAGGTTTACATTGCTGGTCATGCTCTGAAGTAGAAAGAGGGGACAGCAGAAAGACAGCAAGACTGCACAACTAGAAGCGGTGACAGAGTGAGTCAAATAGAATCTAATATTCTTATTCCCGTAACAGGGCCTCAAGCGGAAATCTCCCGGGAAACGCATACATCTTACCCTGTTTGAGGTCCTCCGTAATTTTTGCTACTCACCTTCACAAAGACGACGCTCCATAAACCAAGGAATCGCACCTTGACACAACTGATAAACACTCCCACCTAACCGGTACCTGGAGACAAAGAGTCATGTCATTTTGCCATCCGGTGCCCACTAAGCTAAGCAAGAGCTATTGGCTCAAAGCGGACTCCCCACTTTTAGGATAAGAAACAACAGGAGCAAAAATGTAGCCAGCATCAACACCATCCACCCATTGCATGGACAGAGCTTCCAGGCATGGAACAACGGCACAATCAACCCTTCTGCAAACGTGTGACAGGGAAGAGTCTTTGAGATAGATGCTTGCAACAGAGCTTGTAGTGTGCACTGATAAGCCAGACTTGGTTCAGGCTGAGAGCCCTCACTCACCCTTCATCGCAAGAAGAGTTAACATCTGGTCTAATAAATTGATCCCGGGGTCTCTTAAAGACTTGTTTTTCTATAGGTTCACACTCTGCCACTAAGAAAAGAGAGCGGGATGAGAAATCAACTCAAGGCAATCTCAAAACCACAAAACATCTGCATTCAAAGCCTGGCACCTTTGCATTCGGGGGTGGTGGGTGTCCACACCCCCTCAGAGGTACAACGTATGGATTTTTCTCCCACTAGCACATAGCCAGGGTCACAGCTGTACTTTATGGATGTTCCTGGCTCAAAGCGGACCATGTGTCCATCTTCCTTTTGCCCATTGAGGATTTTAGGAGGGGCTTGGCActctaaaggaaaagaagaaaaattttcttaTATAAACAACTGAAAGAAACAGCCAAAGAAATTATCATGAATATCTACAATCCGCTCTGGTGGCAGTTATATGGGATAGAAGTAATCTGTGCAGTCCAGTTTGGGGTAAttttaaatcagtggttctccatcttttttcttttctgcatttagTTCAGTTTCCATTTGGTGCTCCAACTCCCCTCctgtctctttgtttctcaaGGAACGATCTCATATGTGTTTCATGGGATATATCCATGGGGTAGAGGATTTGTtgacttctcttaaaaaaaatcaatactgagacaaacaagcattttttttcccctagagaaGTGGGCAACTTAGTGATCCTCAGTGTTTTTTCTCCCAAGGATGCTTCCACAAAATGAAACAATGGTGGGGTGATGATGTTAAGAAAAcctatataatttatattcactATATTTAGTAGAATCGAGGGgactagaagctggaaaaggcccTGCTTAAATCTATAACCCCGTCTTCTAACTCTTCAAAAAGATGAATTAGTAGCACTTTTCTGAGTATTGGAACACCCACCCTTTTCACAGACCGGTACCGATGGCTCCCATGCACCTTGGCCATTACATCGGGTCACCTTGCTGCCCTTCATGGTGAAGCCAAATGTGCAAGCAAATACCACGGTGTCATTATAGGAATATTGCTCTTTCCATCCAGATGATATTTGGCCTCTTGGGATCTGGGGAGGTGGACACTGAATGGCAGAACTGGAAAGTTCACAGCGTGGGGCAGGGTCACTCCAGACTCCTCCAGTCTTCTGACTATTGGCGGTACAATGGATGGTTTTCTTCCCAGTAAGGATGAAGCTCACTCCTCTCTCTGGGTCTGGGTCACAAGCATAAGTGACCATGCTTCCATATGGGATGTTCCCTGAAGGGTTGCCTGTATGCCTTCCATTGAGAATAGAAGGAGGTGGCCCACAAAGAATTTCTAGAGAAATCAGAAATAATGACAAGATTGCAGCTGTACAGCAAACAAAGAATGCCTCAGATGTTGCTTGAAACCGTGGTCCCATCCAAGGTTCAGGGACAGTGATACCTGAATCTGTAATGTATCAATCAGGACACCTACAgcagtataattttaaaagtatgattCGGAACTTTATTCTTGACTATATCTATTAGCATgatcctttgatttcttctactGAATATACAATCTCCTTTATATGCCTGGCCTGGCTGGCAAGTCTCCATAGTTTCCAGACAAAGAAAAGCCTAGGAACCCCGTTTTACTTGAGGAAGCAGGGAATAAAGAAGTGGCTGAAGGATGCTTCAGTGAAGAACCTATCCCTTCGAGAGGTCTACGTGAGATCTTTGCTCTATGAGATTCTGTATAGTAATGACTGAACCAAAAACTTTTAGTTAAGCTGAGAATGAGGTGTTCTGGTCAAGGACCAGAGAACTAGCTGCAAACCAGTTTCCTAACATACCTTTGCACACTGGCATTCTGGTCCAAGAAGCACGCTGTCCAGCAATTACACACCGACTAGAAGGTTGGCCTTGTAACCAATACCTGGAGACGGAAGGCGGACGTTCAGGACTATTAAGCAGTTGGCATTACAGGGCAACCGCCCCCACTTAAAACCCAAGACAAATGCACTTAGTTGACACGTACCAACTCCTTTTATAAGCATTCTCTCTCACAGCCTCACTCACACCAGGCTGTCCCTGCATCCTCATGGAGGAGCCTTGTGCAGGTGTCACGGGTCCTACCGTGCACACTTAAGCCAAATGAATTAAATCTCCCAGGCCCTGCCGACACTCACCCTTCATTACAGTAAAAGTTCACAGTTACACCAACCCGAAGACTTGGAGGGCCCTCTATCTCTCCATTGAGAAACGGTCCTGGAGGTTCACACTGTGCCTCTAAGGAAACAAGCCAAAGGTGAGCGAAGCGTGGCAAATCACAGAATAGCCCAAATTCTTAAAACTGGTTGCAAATTTAGGTACCTTTACACCTGGGAAGAGCAGCACTCCACTTTCCTGAAGACAGACACCTAATGGTCTTTTCTCCAACAAGCAAGTAACCAGGTTCACAGCTGTAAGTCACAGACAATCCGGGGGCAAAGGAGCCAACACTCTCCCCTGTGTGATGTCCATTGGGGATCTTGGGAAGCGATGGACACTCCTGCGGGAAATCTTTACATGCACACGTTAGGAAAAAGGCTGTCAGATGATACATCCTTCACAACCTAGACTTTGACTTAGAACAGAGATCCAGACAGAAGACATGGGGTGGACGGTAAACAGTCATCACTAATTTTCAACTCAGTCTTTTCAAGATCAGGCAGGTGTGGTTTAAGTGTATGCATTTTATACCACAAATGGTACTGTAGTTTTCATTCTTAGTTACACTTTATGTGTTACATTTGCCTTGTGAAAAATTTCCGTTACCCAAAGAAGTTCCTTTACACCCATACTGTCCTCCTACCCTTAGCCTGTTCTCTGCTCCAAGAGTAGCAGGTTATCATTTACGGGGGGATCCTCAAAGACATTAGTAACATAGATTTTGGGGATCCTATATATGATACATATCTACACACAGGTATGTGTATGTACTTAATACGTATTACTCTATGCCTTTTCTTTGCCTCATAATCTGTCTATATGTATAGATCTATCTAAATCTTTCTAAAGGCCTCATTGTTTTCCATGGTCACCCCATTTTGTGACTATCTTAAGATCTTCCCTACCTCCAAGATTACATACTTACCTATGTATTGATAGACCCATATTTTTCTAATGAGTCAACAGTGTGTTCAACTCCACTGATTTAGAGTTGGTCAATAGTgttctttattaagaaaatagCTAATTTTGATGGTATAGTTTTTGCCAAGTTTTGCCAGTCCGTTTAATTGTAGAACTGAAATTCAGCTTTGGGTTTTGGCAGTGACATAaaccaaagcaaatgaaaagaaaattaagaacttACAGTGGTCCCTGTTTTCAAAGGGATTTGATTTGAAATGCGATGACTTAGTAGGTGACTTGGATAATAGTGGATCACTCCAGAAAAAATCCACAAAGACCATAGATAAAAGAGGCATCATTTCTGCCAGACTATCCCAACAGCTATTCAAAGATGCGTTTTAAATCCATTGCGTACATCTTGCTATTAGATCCCACATTTCTTCTCAATTTAACAGTAACCCAGATACGCAGTTTAAAACCATCTAATTCCCACATCCCAACCAACATTGCCCCCATTCTTGTGAGATCTATTCCATTCAGTTATTAGGTACGTTCACAGTTACATCTCCTTCTTATTCTTTGCTCTGTGGATGGTTGTTGAATGAACACTTATATCCCTCCAGAACTAAGGACAAGCCAGAAACCCTAATTTtcaccctcttcccttccttccgcCCTCACCATTCACATATCCATACTGCTCTTCCTTCAGAATAAAAACTTGATCTGCACAGAAATGCAAGGCTCCAGCCTCCCCACTTAGCATTGTGTTGGGTTTTTACTTACCACTCTCACAGATGGGTAGTGGTGTTGGCCCCCAGGTTCTATTTGCCTGGCACCAAACAGATTTGTTGCCTTTCATGGTGAAGTTGGTATTACAGGTAAATGTCACGGAATCACCATGTCTGTATGGTGGTCTAGATGTTTTATCTCTGTATCCCCCTGGTACTATGGGCTCGgagcaaaaagaatttttattataatattcacATACAGGAGCACCTTTATCCCAGATGGCCTTCACTTGGTCTTTACTTATACAAAAAATGACTCTTTCTCCAATGAGGCGGAAGTTACCAGAACAAGTGTACCGTATCACAGTGTTAAGAGGTATGGGACCAGAAGAATAACTACTCCAACCATTTTTGATAGGAGGAGGAGGGTCACAAGAAATTCCTGAAAAGTAGACAAGGAAAGATATGGTCATACTGATCCTGACAACGAAAAGATCTAAATTTAGATAAAACGTCCAAATACAggtcatgtcatttttttttcagaaacagatATTTGTGTAATTTGTTTCTTACTCATAGTCTGTGCTTATCCCCAACCTCGTAAGTTCTTACCTTTCTCCCAATCTGCAGCAAACAAATCAACTGGTCTATAAATACCATCCCGACCAAACAGtaacaatgaaacagaatttattgaATAGTTGTGGATCTCATCAATCTTAGTagtgaaataaaaggcaaacGGCACACGAAAATAATCTTAGTCACATGTTAATCACATGTGGGGAGGCACCATGCACTAATGAAATTTGGGCTCAACAGACCTGGTTTCAACCCCCCACTGTCAtcaatagctgtgtgaccttaggcaagtcttAACCTCTCTAACCCTCAATTTCTTAGTCTATAGTAGAATTCAAGCTACTTTATAAGGTTACAAGAAGCATCCAGTGAGCTAAGAGTACCTAAAAATGGCAAGCACAATACCTGGAACATACTAATAATTCAATGTCTGTTTCAAATACACAACTGGGGCCACAAGTGGTGAGAACACATTCTGTTTTGCTAGTGAAGATACTACGGCCTCACCACAGATCATTTGTCATCCTTTGATGCTGGACGCCTTTAAAAAAGCCACAGAAAGTGATCAGAGGTTTTGAATAATGACCTCACATCCTTTATTTAGTTGTCCTAATGCACAAGAAGGATATTGATGGCTTACAGCTGTGTTGATATATGCACACCTTTCCTGAATGAGACTCAGAATGAAGGGAAAATGGCCAATTCCCACAACTGATGGCTGATTTCCATTTAGCTCCCAagagttgctcatcagtagaggaacTGGCAAAAGAAGACATAGCCAACCCATTTCAACACATCGGTGCTACTCAGTTTCAACAGGGGGAACTTTCAAAGCATTTGTCTTTATACATATAGAATATCTAATACAATAGGTAGTCAAATAAATTTGGCTTTGGTCTGCCTCCTAGAACATAGAGAAGACTGGCATCCATACTTTCAAAGCACACGTACGAAGACGATGTTATGATTGATAAATGCACGGGAATACACCAAAAATCAAGGGGTAAGATCCATACttgatgatttttgttttctactcaCGTTCACAGACAGGAAACTTATTATTCCAGAGTACTCTCGTTCCTTCTGAGACACACTGACTAGAAGATTGGCCATTTAATCGGTACCTTAAACAATAAGGGGTAGCAAATCATCACCAGAACAAATCAGTTCTCGGCTGCATGGAATTAATCACTTCCCTCAAGTACGTGTTATTAAtggcctctattttttttaaatcatttctgaCTTAAGGAAAAAGTCCAAGTTTGTGAATCAGCTCAGCTATGTGATGACTTCAGACCAggtaaaaacacagagggaaaaaaaattcctaacaaTCATATTCTGTTTTTGTACTCTCCATTTCCTCTTTGGCATCCAAATGTCAAGATTCTCTTTAccatttagaaggaaaaaacctCAGTTCTTAGTGACGAAAACGTCAAAGACCTTGTTCCCTAAGATCATTCCAAAGAACCCCTCTTAGTGAACCCCCATTATTCTCCATAATAGGAGCCTTAATTTCTGACCctaaattttgctttttcaaatggTTAAAGGACAATTTCTAGCTCTCTCTGGCTACGCACAATATATACAGTTGGAGAAAATCAACAGGATTTGCTTAACAATGGAATTATGAGTCATATaaggtaaagaaaataagagaaaaaaatcagaaagagcaaaaaatttttaaccatCTTTACAGATTATTCTTCGCAATGCTTAGCTATATATTATACGTCTCAATTCAGGCCCTCTCACCTCACACTCACCCCTTATCACAAGCAAACGAAACCTCTGCCCCAAGCTTGAGATTAGGGGGGACCACCACACGGCCATTGAGAAGTTGGTTTGGAATGGCATCACATGATTTTGctaggaaaaaagagacaaggcTGGCACATGAAGAGTAGGAAACAATTGAGTTTCCTGAAGATGGAATAGAGATTTAGGCACCTTCACATTCAGGGGCTGTATGGCTCCAGGTTCCCAAGGATGTACACTGAATAGGGTTAGTTCCAATGAGGGTGTAGCCAGGGTCACAGCTGTAGGACACCTCCTGTCCAATTGGAAAGAATTCCTTATCCAAGATGTTATAACTACCATGGTTGATAGGTGGAGGTGGTAGACACCCTGAGAAAAGAACAGGACCAGAGGTCTTTTATTCCTGAAATAAGAACTTTCTCCTCTACAACCTAAGCCAACTTGAGGTGTGTAGGGGTGGGATGAAGGTGGCCATGTCAGCTCTCCTAAGCGGAAGGCAGAGACTCCTtcgggtggggtggaggtggcaTGGAACTAACATGCATTACTTCTTTAGACATGATGAACCATGAAACTGTCTGCTTTCCCTATCTTGATCTATGCTGGAAAACATTACACCCActcatcattttccattttatttaactaAAAAGGTCTCAGATATTCTCTC
Above is a window of Neofelis nebulosa isolate mNeoNeb1 chromosome 15, mNeoNeb1.pri, whole genome shotgun sequence DNA encoding:
- the CR2 gene encoding complement receptor type 2 isoform X5, encoding MCKPGFTMKGSNIVWCQANSKWNPPLPKCFKGCLPPPPINHGSYNILDKEFFPIGQEVSYSCDPGYTLIGTNPIQCTSLGTWSHTAPECEAKSCDAIPNQLLNGRVVVPPNLKLGAEVSFACDKGYRLNGQSSSQCVSEGTRVLWNNKFPVCERISCDPPPPIKNGWSSYSSGPIPLNTVIRYTCSGNFRLIGERVIFCISKDQVKAIWDKGAPVCEYYNKNSFCSEPIVPGGYRDKTSRPPYRHGDSVTFTCNTNFTMKGNKSVWCQANRTWGPTPLPICESDFPQECPSLPKIPNGHHTGESVGSFAPGLSVTYSCEPGYLLVGEKTIRCLSSGKWSAALPRCKEAQCEPPGPFLNGEIEGPPSLRVGVTVNFYCNEGYWLQGQPSSRCVIAGQRASWTRMPVCKEILCGPPPSILNGRHTGNPSGNIPYGSMVTYACDPDPERGVSFILTGKKTIHCTANSQKTGGVWSDPAPRCELSSSAIQCPPPQIPRGQISSGWKEQYSYNDTVVFACTFGFTMKGSKVTRCNGQGAWEPSVPVCEKECQAPPKILNGQKEDGHMVRFEPGTSIKYSCDPGYVLVGEKSIRCTSEGVWTPTTPECKVAECEPIEKQVFKRPRDQFIRPDVNSSCDEGYRLGGSVYQLCQGAIPWFMERRLCEEITCPPPPVIYNGKHTRSSSENVPYGTTVTYTCNPGPESGVEFVLIGESTIRCISNDQERGIWSGPAPVCKLSLPAVQCPPAHVANGYKISGKEAPYFYNDSVTFKCNKGFTLKGSSQIRCKANNTWDPEIPVCEKGCQPPFGLQHGRHTGGNRVLFVSGMTVDYTCDPGYLLVGNKSIHCMPSGNWSPSAPRCEEAPCQPVREDLREPPVHSHVVLVNTSCQEGYRLTGHAYQKCQDAENRVWFQKIPLCKAVHCPPPPVIDHGRPRGVMAERFLYGNEVSYECDQGFSLVGEKNIRCISDSKGHGSWSGPTPQCFKSPPVTHCPNPEVKHGYKLNKTRSSYAHDDIVYVACNPGFIMNGSNLIRCHTNNQWVPGVPTCIKMAFLGCQPPLDIPNGNHTGGDMARFSPGMSILYSCDQGYLLVGEAFLLCTHEGTWSQPAPYCKEVNCSSPEYINGIQKGLEPGKMYQYGAIVTLECEEGYTLEGSPQSQCQDDHRWNPPLAVCKSPASLAPLLSGLSAGSVLLIFLIGVTLCTILKHRERNYYTNKSPIEGDLHLETQEVYSIDPYNPAS
- the CR2 gene encoding complement receptor type 2 isoform X3, whose protein sequence is MGAAGLFCVVLALVAPGVLGQCKFLPRYHFAKPKIQSDQSEFAVGTSWEYECLPGYIKMSFLITCLKTSKWSDPQRLCQRKSCGSPGELLHGSVLIPTGVLFGSTITYSCDKGYRLIGDSSATCIISDNVVTWDKDMPFCESIPCAPPPAISNGDFYSSSRENFYYGMVVTYKCHVGKNGKKLFDLVGEKSIYCTSKDNRVGIWSGPPPQCITLVNCPIPEVENGIIESGFGRSFYLNDTVMFRCKPGFTMKGSNIVWCQANSKWNPPLPKCFKGCLPPPPINHGSYNILDKEFFPIGQEVSYSCDPGYTLIGTNPIQCTSLGTWSHTAPECEAKSCDAIPNQLLNGRVVVPPNLKLGAEVSFACDKGYRLNGQSSSQCVSEGTRVLWNNKFPVCERISCDPPPPIKNGWSSYSSGPIPLNTVIRYTCSGNFRLIGERVIFCISKDQVKAIWDKGAPVCEYYNKNSFCSEPIVPGGYRDKTSRPPYRHGDSVTFTCNTNFTMKGNKSVWCQANRTWGPTPLPICESDFPQECPSLPKIPNGHHTGESVGSFAPGLSVTYSCEPGYLLVGEKTIRCLSSGKWSAALPRCKEAQCEPPGPFLNGEIEGPPSLRVGVTVNFYCNEGYWLQGQPSSRCVIAGQRASWTRMPVCKEILCGPPPSILNGRHTGNPSGNIPYGSMVTYACDPDPERGVSFILTGKKTIHCTANSQKTGGVWSDPAPRCELSSSAIQCPPPQIPRGQISSGWKEQYSYNDTVVFACTFGFTMKGSKVTRCNGQGAWEPSVPVCEKECQAPPKILNGQKEDGHMVRFEPGTSIKYSCDPGYVLVGEKSIRCTSEGVWTPTTPECKVAECEPIEKQVFKRPRDQFIRPDVNSSCDEGYRLGGSVYQLCQGAIPWFMERRLCEEITCPPPPVIYNGKHTRSSSENVPYGTTVTYTCNPGPESGVEFVLIGESTIRCISNDQERGIWSGPAPVCKLSLPAVQCPPAHVANGYKISGKEAPYFYNDSVTFKCNKGFTLKGSSQIRCKANNTWDPEIPVCEKGCQPPFGLQHGRHTGGNRVLFVSGMTVDYTCDPGYLLVGNKSIHCMPSGNWSPSAPRCEEAPCQPVREDLREPPVHSHVVLVNTSCQEGYRLTGHAYQKCQDAENRVWFQKIPLCKAVHCPPPPVIDHGRPRGVMAERFLYGNEVSYECDQGFSLVGEKNIRCISDSKGHGSWSGPTPQCFKSPPVTHCPNPEVKHGYKLNKTRSSYAHDDIVYVACNPGFIMNGSNLIRCHTNNQWVPGVPTCIKMAFLGCQPPLDIPNGNHTGGDMARFSPGMSILYSCDQGYLLVGEAFLLCTHEGTWSQPAPYCKEVNCSSPEYINGIQKGLEPGKMYQYGAIVTLECEEGYTLEGSPQSQCQDDHRWNPPLAVCKSPVQ
- the CR2 gene encoding complement receptor type 2 isoform X1, translating into MGAAGLFCVVLALVAPGVLGQCKFLPRYHFAKPKIQSDQSEFAVGTSWEYECLPGYIKMSFLITCLKTSKWSDPQRLCQRKSCGSPGELLHGSVLIPTGVLFGSTITYSCDKGYRLIGDSSATCIISDNVVTWDKDMPFCESIPCAPPPAISNGDFYSSSRENFYYGMVVTYKCHVGKNGKKLFDLVGEKSIYCTSKDNRVGIWSGPPPQCITLVNCPIPEVENGIIESGFGRSFYLNDTVMFRCKPGFTMKGSNIVWCQANSKWNPPLPKCFKGCLPPPPINHGSYNILDKEFFPIGQEVSYSCDPGYTLIGTNPIQCTSLGTWSHTAPECEAKSCDAIPNQLLNGRVVVPPNLKLGAEVSFACDKGYRLNGQSSSQCVSEGTRVLWNNKFPVCERISCDPPPPIKNGWSSYSSGPIPLNTVIRYTCSGNFRLIGERVIFCISKDQVKAIWDKGAPVCEYYNKNSFCSEPIVPGGYRDKTSRPPYRHGDSVTFTCNTNFTMKGNKSVWCQANRTWGPTPLPICESDFPQECPSLPKIPNGHHTGESVGSFAPGLSVTYSCEPGYLLVGEKTIRCLSSGKWSAALPRCKEAQCEPPGPFLNGEIEGPPSLRVGVTVNFYCNEGYWLQGQPSSRCVIAGQRASWTRMPVCKEILCGPPPSILNGRHTGNPSGNIPYGSMVTYACDPDPERGVSFILTGKKTIHCTANSQKTGGVWSDPAPRCELSSSAIQCPPPQIPRGQISSGWKEQYSYNDTVVFACTFGFTMKGSKVTRCNGQGAWEPSVPVCEKECQAPPKILNGQKEDGHMVRFEPGTSIKYSCDPGYVLVGEKSIRCTSEGVWTPTTPECKVAECEPIEKQVFKRPRDQFIRPDVNSSCDEGYRLGGSVYQLCQGAIPWFMERRLCEEITCPPPPVIYNGKHTRSSSENVPYGTTVTYTCNPGPESGVEFVLIGESTIRCISNDQERGIWSGPAPVCKLSLPAVQCPPAHVANGYKISGKEAPYFYNDSVTFKCNKGFTLKGSSQIRCKANNTWDPEIPVCEKGCQPPFGLQHGRHTGGNRVLFVSGMTVDYTCDPGYLLVGNKSIHCMPSGNWSPSAPRCEEAPCQPVREDLREPPVHSHVVLVNTSCQEGYRLTGHAYQKCQDAENRVWFQKIPLCKAVHCPPPPVIDHGRPRGVMAERFLYGNEVSYECDQGFSLVGEKNIRCISDSKGHGSWSGPTPQCFKSPPVTHCPNPEVKHGYKLNKTRSSYAHDDIVYVACNPGFIMNGSNLIRCHTNNQWVPGVPTCIKMAFLGCQPPLDIPNGNHTGGDMARFSPGMSILYSCDQGYLLVGEAFLLCTHEGTWSQPAPYCKEVNCSSPEYINGIQKGLEPGKMYQYGAIVTLECEEGYTLEGSPQSQCQDDHRWNPPLAVCKSPASLAPLLSGLSAGSVLLIFLIGVTLCTILKHRERNYYTNKSPIEGDLHLETQEVYSIDPYNPAS
- the CR2 gene encoding complement receptor type 2 isoform X7 encodes the protein MGAAGLFCVVLALVAPGVLGISCDPPPPIKNGWSSYSSGPIPLNTVIRYTCSGNFRLIGERVIFCISKDQVKAIWDKGAPVCEYYNKNSFCSEPIVPGGYRDKTSRPPYRHGDSVTFTCNTNFTMKGNKSVWCQANRTWGPTPLPICESDFPQECPSLPKIPNGHHTGESVGSFAPGLSVTYSCEPGYLLVGEKTIRCLSSGKWSAALPRCKEAQCEPPGPFLNGEIEGPPSLRVGVTVNFYCNEGYWLQGQPSSRCVIAGQRASWTRMPVCKEILCGPPPSILNGRHTGNPSGNIPYGSMVTYACDPDPERGVSFILTGKKTIHCTANSQKTGGVWSDPAPRCELSSSAIQCPPPQIPRGQISSGWKEQYSYNDTVVFACTFGFTMKGSKVTRCNGQGAWEPSVPVCEKECQAPPKILNGQKEDGHMVRFEPGTSIKYSCDPGYVLVGEKSIRCTSEGVWTPTTPECKVAECEPIEKQVFKRPRDQFIRPDVNSSCDEGYRLGGSVYQLCQGAIPWFMERRLCEEITCPPPPVIYNGKHTRSSSENVPYGTTVTYTCNPGPESGVEFVLIGESTIRCISNDQERGIWSGPAPVCKLSLPAVQCPPAHVANGYKISGKEAPYFYNDSVTFKCNKGFTLKGSSQIRCKANNTWDPEIPVCEKGCQPPFGLQHGRHTGGNRVLFVSGMTVDYTCDPGYLLVGNKSIHCMPSGNWSPSAPRCEEAPCQPVREDLREPPVHSHVVLVNTSCQEGYRLTGHAYQKCQDAENRVWFQKIPLCKAVHCPPPPVIDHGRPRGVMAERFLYGNEVSYECDQGFSLVGEKNIRCISDSKGHGSWSGPTPQCFKSPPVTHCPNPEVKHGYKLNKTRSSYAHDDIVYVACNPGFIMNGSNLIRCHTNNQWVPGVPTCIKMAFLGCQPPLDIPNGNHTGGDMARFSPGMSILYSCDQGYLLVGEAFLLCTHEGTWSQPAPYCKEVNCSSPEYINGIQKGLEPGKMYQYGAIVTLECEEGYTLEGSPQSQCQDDHRWNPPLAVCKSPASLAPLLSGLSAGSVLLIFLIGVTLCTILKHRERNYYTNKSPIEGDLHLETQEVYSIDPYNPAS